In Salvelinus sp. IW2-2015 linkage group LG23, ASM291031v2, whole genome shotgun sequence, a genomic segment contains:
- the arr3a gene encoding arrestin 3a, retinal (X-arrestin), with protein sequence MAKLYKKTSGNGTLTLYLGKRDYVDXVQNVDPIEGVVKIDSAGLAGRKVFVKLACAFHYGREDLDVIGLSFRKDIWVKHIQLYPDAGHKPNLTPMHVCLLKKAGEQGHAFTFDIATNLPCSVTLQPGPENAGKACGVDFEVKTYIATEADPEEKLDRKDTARMTVRKIQFAPDATGAPGPKADICKSFMMSDKPVHLQASLEKEIYYHGDPIDVNIKVKNETSRTVTKIKIIVEQTTDVVLYSADKYTKTVLSQDFGETIDANSTFDKSLAITPLLAENKXKRGLALDGRLKDEDTNLASNTIIRAGMDKEVLGILVSYKIKVNLMVSSGGLLGGLTASDIQVELPLILMHPKPQGELIV encoded by the exons ATGGCTAA GTTATACAAGAAAACCTCTGGGAATGGCACA CTTACCCTTTACCTGGGAAAGAGAGACTATGTCGACCRTGTTCAGAATGTGGACCCTATCG AGGGAGTGGTGAAAATTGATTCTGCAGGCCTTGCAGGCAGGAAAG TGTTTGTGAAGCTGGCGTGTGCCTTCCATTATGGCCGCGAGGACCTGGATGTCATTGGACTGTCCTTTAGGAAAGACATCTGGGTCAAGCACATCCAGTTGTACCCTGATGCTGGCCACAAACCCAACCTCACTCCCATGCACGTTTGCCTGCTCAAGAAGGCAGGAGAGCAGGGCCATGCCTTCACTTTCGATATTGCCACAAACCTTCCCTGCTCTGTCACACTCCAGCCAGGACCAGAAAATGCTGGAAAG GCTTGCGGTGTGGACTTTGAAGTCAAGACGTACATTGCAACTGAGGCAGACCCCGAAGAGAAACTTGATAGGAA AGACACTGCCCGCATGACCGTCCGTAAGATCCAGTTTGCCCCAGATGCAACTGGTGCTCCTGGTCCCAAGGCTGACATCTGCAAGAGCTTCATGATGTCTGACAAGCCTGTCCACCTACAGGCCTCTCTGGAGAAGGAG ATCTACTATCATGGAGATCCGATCGACGTCAACATCAAAGTCAAAAATGAAACCTCCAGAACAGTGACAAAAATCAAAATCATAG TTGAGCAGACTACAGACGTGGTTCTCTACTCCGCAGACAAATACACCAAAACCGTACTTTCTCAAGACTTTGG AGAGACAATAGATGCCAATAGCACATTCGATAAATCCCTTGCCATCACCCCCCTACTGGCCGAAAACAAGARGAAGCGCGGTCTGGCRCTGGACGGCAGACTGAAGGACGAGGACACRAACCTGGCCTCCAACACTAT TATTAGAGCCGGTATGGATAAGGAAGTGTTGGGAATCTTGGTCTCCTACAAAATCAAGGTCAACTTGATGGTGTCTTCAGGAGG CTTGTTGGGAGGTCTCACAGCCAGTGACATACAGGTGGAGCTCCCGCTGATTCTCATGCATCCCAAACCCCAAGGTGAACTGATAGTATGA